A stretch of the Arvicola amphibius chromosome 8, mArvAmp1.2, whole genome shotgun sequence genome encodes the following:
- the Znf865 gene encoding zinc finger protein 865, with the protein MEANQAGSGAGGGGSSGIGGEDGVHFQSYPFDFLEFLNHQRFEPMELYGEHAKAVAALPCTPGPPPQPPPQPPPPQYDYPPQSSFKPKAEAPSSSSSSSSSSSSSSSSSSSSSSQAKKLDPPLPPTFGAPPPPLFDAAFPAPQWGIVDLSGHQHLFGNLKRGGPTPGPGVASGLGTPTGTPGPLPTPTQTPPGPTVGAACDPTKDDKGYFRRLKYLMERRFPCGVCQKSFKQSSHLVQHMLVHSGERPYECGVCGRTYNHVSSLIRHRRCHKDVPPTAGGPPQPGTPLPSLGLPVPTSSATATSAPAAVSSGPSATPAAPATSTDGNATPAAAAGVAMPPPTTTGGEGPFACPLCWKVFKKPSHLHQHQIIHTGEKPFSCSVCSKSFNRRESLKRHVKTHSADLLRLPCGICGKAFRDASYLLKHQAAHAGAGAPRPVYPCDLCGKTYSAPQSLLRHKAAHAPPVATEPAKDGATPVPQPPPTFPPGPYLLPADPTTTDEKATAAAAAVVYGAVPVPLLGTHPLLLGGAGNGGASGAGTGVPGKTFCCGICGRAFGRRETLKRHERIHTGEKPHQCPVCGKRFRESFHLSKHHVVHTRERPYKCELCGKVFGYPQSLTRHRQVHRLQLPCALAGATGLSGAQGTTGACGPGAAGASGGPADGLSYACSDCGEHFPDLFHVMSHKEAHMSEKPYGCDSCGKTFGFIENLMWHKLVHQAAPERLLPPTPSGPQSSDSSSGGTDASSVLDNGLAGEVGAAVAALAGVSGGSEDSGGTTVTGGGGGTTSGAERFSCATCGQSFKHFLGLVTHKYVHLVRRTLGCGLCGQSFAGAYDLLLHRRSHRQKRGFRCPVCGKRFWEAALLMRHQRCHTEQRPYRCGVCGRGFLRSWYLRQHRVVHTGERAFKCGVCAKRFAQSSSLAEHRRLHAVARPQRCGACGKTFRYRSNLLEHQRLHLGERAYRCEHCGKGFFYLSSVLRHQRAHEPPRPELRCPACLKAFKDPGYFRKHLAAHQGGRPFRCSSCGEGFANTYGLKKHRLVHKAEGLGGPGTGGSALPGKDP; encoded by the coding sequence ATGGAGGCAAACCAGGCAGGCAGCGGTGCCGGGGGTGGCGGGAGCAGCGGCATCGGGGGCGAGGACGGGGTCCACTTCCAGAGTTACCCCTTTGACTTCCTGGAATTCCTCAACCACCAGCGCTTTGAGCCCATGGAACTGTACGGGGAGCATGCCAAAGCAGTGGCGGCCCTGCCCTGCACCCCGGGGCCCccgccccagcccccaccccagcctcctccGCCTCAGTATGACTACCCACCCCAGTCCAGTTTCAAACCCAAGGCGGAggctccttcctcatcctcctcgtcatcatcttcctcctcatcttcctcatcttcatcttcttcatcctcttcccAAGCCAAGAAGCTGGATCCGCCATTGCCGCCCACCTTCGGGGCGCCACCCCCTCCGCTCTTTGATGCTGCCTTCCCTGCCCCGCAATGGGGAATTGTCGACCTTTCTGGGCACCAGCACCTGTTCGGAAACCTGAAACGAGGAGGGCCCACGCCTGGGCCTGGGGTGGCATCAGGTCTGGGTACTCCTACCGGGACCCCTGGGCCACTTCCCACACCCACGCAGACCCCACCTGGGCCCACGGTCGGGGCGGCCTGCGACCCAACCAAGGACGATAAGGGCTACTTCCGAAGGCTGAAGTACCTGATGGAGCGTCGCTTCCCATGCGGTGTGTGCCAGAAGTCCTTCAAACAGTCCTCACATCTGGTCCAGCACATGCTGGTGCACTCCGGGGAGCGACCCTACGAATGCGGTGTCTGTGGCCGCACCTACAACCATGTCTCCAGTCTCATACGCCACCGACGCTGCCACAAGGATGTGCCACCAACTGCTGGGGGTCCGCCGCAGCCTGGGACACCGCTTCCTTCGCTGGGCCTCCCGGTACCCACATCCAGTGCCACAGCCACCTCCGCTCCGGCTGCAGTGTCCTCCGGCCCGTCAGCTACACCTGCAGCGCCTGCCACCTCCACAGATGGGAATGCCACCCCCGCTGCAGCAGCTGGGGTGGCTATGCCTCCCCCCACCACTACTGGCGGGGAGGGCCCATTTGCCTGCCCCCTCTGCTGGAAGGTCTTCAAGAAGCCCAGCCACCTCCACCAGCACCAGATCATCCACACGGGTGAGAAGCCCTTCTCCTGCTCCGTGTGCAGCAAAAGCTTCAACCGGAGGGAGAGCCTCAAGCGGCACGTGAAAACGCACTCTGCCGACCTGCTGCGCCTGCCCTGTGGCATCTGTGGCAAGGCCTTCCGCGATGCCTCCTACCTCCTCAAGCACCAGGCGGCTCATGCAGGGGCCGGGGCCCCGCGGCCTGTCTACCCTTGCGACCTGTGCGGGAAGACCTACTCAGCGCCCCAGAGCCTGTTGCGGCACAAGGCTGCCCACGCGCCACCTGTGGCCACCGAACCGGCCAAGGATGGGGCGACCCCAGTCCCGCAGCCACCTCCCACCTTCCCCCCGGGCCCCTACCTCCTGCCCGCGGACCCGACCACCACCGACGAGAAAGCCACAGCTGCTGCAGCGGCGGTGGTGTATGGGGCGGTGCCTGTGCCACTTCTCGGCACGCATCCGCTGCTGCTCGGTGGTGCCGGGAATGGCGGCGCTAGTGGCGCGGGCACGGGCGTCCCAGGCAAGACGTTCTGCTGCGGCATCTGCGGGCGGGCTTTCGGGCGCCGCGAGACCCTGAAGCGCCACGAGCGCATCCATACCGGTGAGAAGCCCCACCAGTGCCCAGTGTGCGGGAAGCGCTTCCGCGAGTCCTTCCACCTGAGCAAGCACCATGTGGTGCACACCCGGGAACGGCCCTACAAGTGCGAGCTGTGCGGCAAGGTCTTCGGTTACCCGCAGAGCCTCACGCGCCATCGCCAGGTGCACCGGCTCCAGCTGCCCTGCGCCCTGGCCGGAGCCACAGGCCTCAGCGGGGCCCAGGGGACCACGGGGGCCTGTGGACCCGGGGCTGCAGGCGCTTCGGGCGGGCCTGCCGACGGCCTGAGCTACGCCTGCTCGGACTGTGGGGAGCATTTCCCGGATCTTTTTCACGTCATGAGCCACAAAGAAGCCCACATGTCAGAGAAGCCATATGGCTGTGACTCCTGCGGCAAGACCTTCGGCTTCATCGAGAATCTCATGTGGCACAAGCTGGTCCACCAGGCTGCCCCTGAGCGTCTTCTGCCGCCAACCCCCAGTGGCCCTCAGTCCTCTGATAGTTCTAGTGGCGGCACTGACGCATCCAGCGTGCTGGACAACGGACTGGCCGGAGAGGTGGGGGCAGCGGTGGCAGCGCTGGCCGGCGTGTCTGGGGGCAGCGAGGATTCGGGTGGGACGACTGTGACCGGTGGGGGTGGCGGGACCACTTCAGGCGCTGAACGCTTCAGCTGTGCCACGTGCGGCCAAAGCTTCAAGCATTTCCTGGGCCTGGTGACTCACAAGTATGTGCACCTGGTGCGCCGGACCCTGGGTTGTGGCCTCTGCGGCCAGAGCTTTGCCGGCGCGTACGACCTGCTCCTGCACCGCCGAAGCCACCGACAGAAGCGGGGCTTCCGCTGCCCGGTGTGCGGGAAGCGCTTCTGGGAGGCGGCCCTGCTGATGCGCCACCAGCGCTGTCACACAGAGCAGCGGCCCTACCGGTGCGGCGTGTGTGGCAGAGGCTTTCTGCGTTCCTGGTACCTGCGGCAGCACCGAGTAGTCCACACGGGCGAGCGCGCCTTCAAGTGCGGAGTGTGCGCCAAGCGCTTTGCGCAGTCCTCCAGCCTGGCGGAGCATCGGCGACTGCACGCAGTGGCCCGGCCTCAGCGCTGTGGCGCCTGCGGCAAGACCTTCCGCTACCGCTCCAACCTGCTGGAGCACCAGCGGCTGCACCTGGGCGAGCGCGCCTACCGTTGCGAGCACTGCGGCAAGGGCTTCTTCTACCTGAGCTCGGTGTTGCGCCACCAGCGTGCACACGAGCCCCCACGGCCCGAGCTGCGCTGTCCCGCTTGTCTCAAGGCCTTTAAGGATCCTGGCTACTTCCGGAAGCACCTGGCTGCCCATCAGGGAGGTAGACCCTTCCGCTGCTCCTCCTGCGGTGAGGGCTTTGCCAACACCTATGGTCTGAAGAAACATCGCCTGGTGCACAAGGCTGAGGGTCTTGGGGGGCCCGGAACAGGGGGAAGCGCCTTGCCCGGGAAGGATCCCTGA
- the Znf784 gene encoding zinc finger protein 784, whose translation MAAAHPDPLIPSSPTRESPSPEPSDLVLVPDAGCSATPPSDLIEIQVVKVTDTTLVPEPPEPGYFHCALCPAAFNLVSELLFHEHGHLAGVEGVGQSGEPSRCHVCGHRCPGPASLRAHYSLHTGERPHRCPLCPRAFKTLAPLLRHQHRHGVEPGTSRRFPPAASTGQPNPGMAQERSEVVMAAAAAGAAVGKPFACRFCTKPFRRSSDMRDHERVHTGERPYHCAICGKGFTQSSVLSGHVRIHTGERPFRCTLCERTFNNASNFRKHQRTHFHGPGPGVGESGGQLGPSWVVQESGSKQGTENTTEVGRREPVEVNVEVDQ comes from the exons ATGGCCGCCGCGCACCCGGACCCCCTGATTCCGAGCTCACCGACCCGGGAGTCGCCATCCCCAGAGCCGTCGGACCTG GTCCTGGTGCCTGATGCTGGCTGCTCTGCCACACCCCCAAGTGACCTCATCGAGATCCAGGTGGTAAAAGTTACAGATACTACATTGGTACCTGAGCCCCCAGAGCCCGGATATTTTCACTGTGCCCTGTGTCCCGCTGCCTTCAACCTGGTCTCAGAGCTGCTGTTTCATGAACATGGCCACCTGGCAGGCGTGGAGGGGGTTGGACAGAGTGGGGAACCAAGCCGATGTCACGTGTGTGGCCACCGCTGTCCAGGTCCTGCTAGCCTGCGTGCACACTACAGCTTGCATACAGGAGAAAGGCCTCACCGCTGCCCACTCTGCCCACGAGCTTTTAAGACCTTGGCACCTCTGCTCCGGCACCAGCACCGTCACGGGGTGGAACCAGGCACCTCTCGAAGGTTTCCACCGGCAGCATCAACTGGACAGCCGAACCCAGGGATGGCCCAGGAGAGGTCGGAGGTGGTGATGGCTGCGGCAGCTGCAGGGGCTGCAGTAGGCAAGCCTTTCGCCTGCAGGTTCTGTACCAAGCCCTTCCGCCGCTCCTCAGACATGCGAGATCATGAGCGTGTACACACGGGGGAGAGGCCCTACCACTGTGCCATCTGTGGCAAGGGCTTCACACAGTCCTCTGTGCTGAGCGGCCACGTCCGCATCCACACTGGTGAGCGCCCCTTCCGCTGCACGCTCTGCGAGCGCACTTTCAATAACGCCTCAAATTTTCGCAAACACCAGCGCACCCACTTTCACGGGCCAGGGCCTGGGGTGGGAGAGTCTGGAGGTCAACTGGGACCATCTTGGGTGGTCCAGGAATCAGGAAGTAAGCAAGGGACAGAGAACACTACTGAAGTAGGGCGCAGAGAGCCTGTGGAGGTGAATGTGGAGGTTGACCAGTAG